In a genomic window of Melitaea cinxia chromosome 27, ilMelCinx1.1, whole genome shotgun sequence:
- the LOC123666912 gene encoding histone H1, orphon-like, with protein MADTAVATEAPAPATPAKKPKASAAAGGAAKKPKAKPTHPKTSEMVNSAIKELKERSGSSLQAIKKYIAAQYKVDSEKLAPFIRKYLKSAVESGALIQTKGKGASGSFKLESKSSASKKPAGGSGGGASGGKGASSSAASGKSKKASSASAAGKGGAKKAAAAAAAAAAAAAAASAGAASSPSKSKPKAATKDKKAAAAKKKPAPKKAAVAATPSKAKAGAASKAKKSAKPPTKKPKAPKPKKAAAATPKSKAAAKKAAAAKKCGKVKGKAKSRSNRAGLQFPVGRIHRLLRKGNYAERVGAGAPVYLAAVMEYLAAEVLELAGNAARDNKKTRIIPRHLQLAIRNDEELNKLLSGVTIAQGGVLPNIQAVLLPKKTEKKAATKDKKAAAAKKKPAPKKAAVAATPSKAKAGAASKAKKSAKPPTKKPKAPKPKKAAAATPKSKAAAKKAAAAKK; from the exons atggcCGATACAGCAGTAGCGACCGAAGCCCCAGCACCCGCGACCCCGGCGAAGAAGCCTAAGGCTTCGGCCGCCGCGGGCGGCGCCGCCAAGAAGCCGAAGGCTAAGCCCACACACCCTAAGACATCCGAAATGGTAAACAGCGCGATAAAAGAGTTGAAAGAGCGCAGCGGTTCCTCTCTGCAAGCGATCAAAAAATATATCGCCGCTCAATACAAAGTCGATTCGGAAAAGCTGGCTCCGTTCATCAGGAAGTATCTGAAGAGCGCCGTGGAATCGGGAGCTCTCATACAGACGAAGGGCAAGGGCGCTTCCGGCTCGTTTAAGCTCGAATCGAAATCGTCCGCATCGAAGAAACCGGccggcggcagcggcggcggaGCATCGGGCGGCAAGGGCGCCTCGTCTTCGGCCGCGTCCGGTAAATCGAAGAAAGCCTCGTCCGCTTCGGCCGCAGGCAAGGGAGGCGCGAAGaaggccgccgccgccgctgccgccgccgccgctgcgGCCGCCGCGGCCTCCGCCGGTGCGGCGTCATCGCCGTCGAAGTCCAAACCGAAGGCAGCGACTAAGGACAAAAAAGCCGCCGCCGCTAAGAAGAAGCCGGCGCCGAAGAAGGCGGCCGTCGCCGCGACGCCTTCTAAGGCGAAGGCCGGCGCCGCGTCGAAGGCGAAGAAGAGTGCCAAACCGCCCACTAAGAAGCCAAAAGCTCCTAAACCGAAGAAGGCAGCCGCAGCGACGCCCAAGTCGAAAGCGGCAGCTAAGAAAGCGGCCGCCGCCAAGAAGT GCGGTAAAGTGAAGGGAAAGGCAAAGTCTCGTTCGAACCGCGCCGGTCTTCAGTTTCCGGTCGGTCGTATACACAGACTGCTGAGGAAGGGAAATTACGCCGAACGCGTCGGTGCCGGCGCTCCCGTCTACCTAGCCGCCGTCATGGAATATCTCGCCGCCGAAGTTCTCGAGTTGGCCGGAAACGCTGCCCGCGACAACAAGAAGACCAGAATCATACCGAGACATCTTCAGCTGGCGATCCGTAACGACGAGGAATTGAACAAGCTCCTGTCGGGCGTCACCATCGCACAAGGCGGTGTCCTCCCGAACATCCAAGCGGTCCTCTTACCGAAGAAGACCGAGAAGAag GCAGCGACTAAGGACAAAAAAGCCGCCGCCGCTAAGAAGAAGCCGGCGCCGAAGAAGGCGGCCGTCGCCGCGACGCCTTCTAAGGCGAAGGCCGGCGCCGCGTCGAAGGCGAAGAAGAGTGCCAAACCGCCCACTAAGAAGCCAAAAGCTCCTAAACCGAAGAAGGCAGCCGCAGCGACGCCCAAGTCGAAAGCGGCAGCTAAGAAAGCGGCCGCCGCCAAGAAGTAA
- the LOC123667133 gene encoding histone H2A yields MSGRGKGGKVKGKAKSRSNRAGLQFPVGRIHRLLRKGNYAERVGAGAPVYLAAVMEYLAAEVLELAGNAARDNKKTRIIPRHLQLAIRNDEELNKLLSGVTIAQGGVLPNIQAVLLPKKTEKKA; encoded by the coding sequence ATGTCGGGACGCGGTAAAGGCGGTAAAGTGAAGGGAAAGGCAAAGTCTCGTTCGAACCGCGCCGGTCTTCAGTTTCCGGTCGGTCGTATACACAGACTGCTGAGGAAGGGAAATTACGCCGAACGCGTCGGTGCCGGCGCTCCCGTCTACCTAGCCGCCGTCATGGAATATCTCGCCGCCGAAGTTCTCGAGTTGGCCGGAAACGCTGCCCGCGACAACAAGAAGACCAGAATCATACCGAGACATCTTCAGCTGGCGATCCGTAACGACGAGGAATTGAACAAGCTCCTGTCGGGCGTCACCATCGCACAAGGCGGTGTCCTCCCGAACATCCAAGCGGTCCTCTTACCGAAGAAGACCGAGAAGAaggcttaa
- the LOC123667144 gene encoding histone H2B, with protein sequence MPPKTSGKAAKKSGKAQKNISKSDKKKKKHKRKESYAIYIYKVLKQVHPDTGISSKAMSIMNSFVNDIFERIAAEASRLAHYNKRSTITSREVQTSVRLLLPGELAKHAVSEGTKAVTKYTSSK encoded by the coding sequence atGCCGCCCAAGACAAGCGGGAAAGCCGCTAAGAAATCTGGCAAAGCCCAGAAGAACATCTCTAAGTCggacaaaaagaagaagaagcacAAGAGGAAGGAGAGTTACgccatctatatctataaagtTCTCAAGCAAGTCCATCCCGATACCGGTATCTCGAGCAAGGCCATGTCTATCATGAACTCTTTCGTGAACGACATCTTCGAACGCATCGCCGCCGAAGCTTCGCGTCTCGCTCACTACAACAAGAGATCCACGATCACCTCGAGGGAGGTCCAGACCTCCGTGAGGCTGCTCCTGCCCGGCGAGCTCGCTAAGCACGCCGTCAGTGAAGGAACAAAGGCCGTCACGAAGTACACGAGCTCCAAGTGA
- the LOC123666913 gene encoding histone H3 — protein sequence MARTKQTARKSTGGKAPRKQLATKAARKSAPATGGVKKPHRYRPGTVALREIRRYQKSTELLIRKLPFQRLVREIAQDFKTDLRFQSSAVMALQEASEAYLVGLFEDTNLCAIHAKRVTIMPKDIQLARRIRGERA from the coding sequence ATGGCTCGTACTAAGCAGACTGCTCGTAAATCTACCGGCGGCAAGGCGCCGCGCAAGCAGCTCGCAACGAAGGCCGCTCGTAAGAGCGCGCCCGCCACCGGAGGAGTCAAGAAGCCGCATCGTTACAGGCCCGGTACGGTCGCCCTTCGCGAGATCCGTCGTTACCAAAAGAGCACGGAACTTCTGATTCGCAAACTGCCATTCCAACGTCTCGTCCGTGAGATCGCTCAAGATTTCAAGACTGATCTGCGATTCCAGAGTTCGGCGGTTATGGCGCTGCAGGAAGCCAGCGAAGCCTACCTGGTCGGTCTATTCGAAGACACTAACCTGTGCGCCATTCACGCCAAACGCGTCACGATCATGCCCAAAGATATTCAACTGGCGCGCAGGATCCGTGGAGAACGTGCGTAA
- the LOC123667126 gene encoding histone H1B-like gives MADTAVATEAPAPATPAKKPKASAAAGGAAKKPKAKPTHPKTSEMVNSAIKELKERSGSSLQAIKKYIAAQYKVDSEKLAPFIRKYLKSAVESGALIQTKGKGASGSFKLESKSSASKKPAGGSGGGASGGKGASSSAASGKSKKASSASAAGKGGAKKAAAAAAAAAAAAAAASAGAASSPSKSKPKAATKDKKAAAAKKKPAPKKAAVAATPSKAKAGAASKAKKSAKPPTKKPKAPKPKKAAAATPKSKAAAKKAAAAKK, from the coding sequence atggcCGATACAGCAGTAGCGACCGAAGCCCCAGCACCCGCGACCCCGGCGAAGAAGCCTAAGGCTTCGGCCGCCGCGGGCGGCGCCGCCAAGAAGCCGAAGGCTAAGCCCACACACCCTAAGACATCCGAAATGGTAAACAGCGCGATAAAAGAGTTGAAAGAGCGCAGCGGTTCCTCTCTGCAAGCGATCAAAAAATATATCGCCGCTCAATACAAAGTCGATTCGGAAAAGCTGGCTCCGTTCATCAGGAAGTATCTGAAGAGCGCCGTGGAATCGGGAGCTCTCATACAGACGAAGGGCAAGGGCGCTTCCGGCTCGTTTAAGCTCGAATCGAAATCGTCCGCATCGAAGAAACCGGccggcggcagcggcggcggaGCATCGGGCGGCAAGGGCGCCTCGTCTTCGGCCGCGTCCGGTAAATCGAAGAAAGCCTCGTCCGCTTCGGCCGCAGGCAAGGGAGGCGCGAAGaaggccgccgccgccgctgccgccgccgccgctgcgGCCGCCGCGGCCTCCGCCGGTGCGGCGTCATCGCCGTCGAAGTCCAAACCGAAGGCAGCGACTAAGGACAAAAAAGCCGCCGCCGCTAAGAAGAAGCCGGCGCCGAAGAAGGCGGCCGTCGCCGCGACGCCTTCTAAGGCGAAGGCCGGCGCCGCGTCGAAGGCGAAGAAGAGTGCCAAACCGCCCACTAAGAAGCCAAAAGCTCCTAAACCGAAGAAGGCAGCCGCAGCGACGCCCAAGTCGAAAGCGGCAGCTAAGAAAGCGGCCGCCGCCAAGAAGTAA